The genomic window CATTCCCCCAGAACTGCAGATTCAGCATCTGCACCAGAGTGAGGGAGCTGAGTACAGCAGTGTTCTGGTGCCACTGTGTTAGGAATTATATAATTCCTGAGCAATAAGTATACAAATCAAGATAGAAGTCTGAAACTTAATTATAGCATAAAAAATTGGGGCAAATAGCCCTAGCTTAAAGAAATGAATTAAGATCCCatggaaagataatttaaaattatacaaacTAAATAAAGCAGTTTGTATGTGGTAAGAGCCAAAAAACAATTCCTCTGCTTTTGAGTCCTGTCCTGATGTTACCCAGATATCTTCTGGTACTTTCAAGGGACAAACCAGTTACAGCCGACAACACTAAATCATTCATTTAAACCTCAGTGCAGAGAAGACTGACTTGAAACCAGTTAGTTGGGGGATGTCCTGGGGAGCTACAGGTACGTCTGTCTCCTTCTGTCAGCCATGATGTCTACAGACCACAGTAAAATTATGGCACTGGTTCATGGTTTTGCCCAGGTTATGCATGGTCCAAAATGCTTGCTCTCAAGTACATATTTTACTATAGTCTCATTTACTACTACTCTAAACTCTTAGATTCAAGGTACGCTGATTATTTTAAACACGTATTTTCACCAGTTCTTCCTGGTCTCCTCGTGAGCCATGGCTAAAGGGAGCAATGATGAATTCAAGTATCCAACTGTCAGCATGAAACAGGGAAAGGTGAGTTCTACCCAACACACTGATATATGATGGCAGATTCTGGTTGAACCATCGACATACTTTTGTGAGCTGACACGATATGATATGAGTCGGAAATTTCCATCTGGAGGAATAAATGACAAAACTCTTTCAGATTCCCAACGCTTGAACCGGATGCAGGGGTGGAAGCTGACATCATCGAGAAGCCTTGGGTTCTGCCAGGAAAGCAGAAGACAGCTGCATTCATAGAATATAACAAATATGGCAACACTACTCAGATATTATGAGAAATTAATATGCTCCCTAAAGATAAAGCAATCATGTAAGAGTTTGTTATTATAACCACATCAACACATTATAATTTCACAATGCTTtaaagtttgcaaatatttcataTACTTACTTAAATTTTAATAACTCTATGAGATAGAAAATGCGAGTagtatcattttcatttcatgcTTAAAAAAACTGAAGGTCAGGACAAGTTAGTGGCAGAGACAGCACCAGAACTCAGTTCTCTTGATTGTTCTTAGTAGTGTGTCATGCCAAGTCTAAAATGATGCAAAAGATCAATGCCCTTTCTTATCAGCAAAGCAAATAATTCGGTAAAAATGACACTGCAGATTTGCAGAAGCCAGCCAGCTATTTAAGCCACTTCTAACACACTTAGGCAAAAAGCTCTCCTCAGCCTTTCCATAAAGGCCATGCCCATCATGTAAGCTATTGTCTTGGGAACCTGTGCCAggaatatttctgaaataatccTTGGCAATCTAAGACACAAACATTTCTCAGTATTTATCACTTCATTTAGTACTTCTTATGTATGAGGCATGCAAGGAGCTTCAGAACTGGAGAACAGAACTTACcatgaaagaaagggaaaggtcAGGCATTCCAGATAGCTTAATGCAAGCATCAATGACCCCCTGAATTTCTGCAAAGACTGTGGATCCTgacgaaagaaagaaaaagggtgATAACATTACTGCAATCTGTGTCTTTACTAGAGTTATCACTGTATCTGAAGTAATGGAGATGCCTCTCGGGTGTCAGACATACTGAAGCTTTGCACATCTATTAACAGGTCAGTGGAGAGAGGATCCATTACACCAGTTCAGACAGCTTCTTCACTGAGTGCTATGGTCTGTACCTAACTTTGATTGGAATATGATAATTCTAAGGAAAATCAGACCTGTCTCTATTTTTATAGAGTCAACTTTGTAAGACTGCTGGATATgaagttaaaacatttttaaacagaatGTAAAAATGAGGCAAATTTATCATGAGATGGACTAAGCCATATGTTAACCTTCAAGAAATAGAAGCCATTCTTATTTATTCTGTGCAAAATAATTTGGTAATGAAAAAGGCACTCACTGAAGAAAACATATGGCTATAATTCACAGTAGCTCATTTTCAcacactaactagctgtgtgactttgagcagatTACTTAACCCTTCCGAGCTTCACTTTCCTTATGTGAGGGTTGGACtagatgtttttttttaaaaaaatttatgattCTAATAGAGTATTGTTTTGTCTGGGGTCTTTACTAGATGTACTGCACATAAAGTAGCAGCAAAAGTATGGTGTATGGTAGATATACAATAAAAGTTAGAATGAATAAATGGCAAGAGGGAAAGGTATATAGTTTaataattggcttaaagtaagcagcATGAGATCTGACTTGCAAAGGTTTGGCAGATCTCAACTAGTGGCTATGAAAATTATACAGAATCTCCAggtaaaataaacagaattttaaatcatTACAATACAAATGCCTTTCTACTGAAACCATACTGCTGAGCGATTTCGATTTCCTATTCAACTTAGGTCAGCTGAACTGTTTTTTCCCTAATAAGACCATATGCACACAATTACCTGATTTATCTATAATTGCATCTATTTCTTCAACGACATCAAAATAGGCTTCATTGTTTGTGTACTTTACCCCTGCCCGGCGCCATGGGATGTTGGACAGCTGCCCAGTGGGGAGTGTGTCTCCAACATTACTACTGCCTAGAAACcggaaaaggagaaagcaaagctAATGTATAAAATGGTCGTCAGAAAAGctattaacagaaaaagaaaaaaaaaatgaatgctttAGCTGCTTCTTTAacgtttcagtttttcttcattgaaGTTGTGGATGGTTTCCAGAATTGTCAGAGACATGTCCATACCGACATGGTCAAATTTCTAGAAGACAGAAATAGGCCATGTGATCCTCCATCTGCCAAACCAGTAAAATTCATTTACTTATCTTTTGCTTCCTGTGTGTTAACAGTAACCTAACCTAATTCCAGTGGCTCAATAACAGAATCTTATCCTGTTGCCACTGGTGAAAAAAGAGGCTGACTGTTTCAAAACCTTCTGCCGATAAAATGTCTCCACTGAGAATACAGAGTGATAACTAGGCCCTTTGGTATTCAGCTTAAATTCTATCTACATGAGATGCTGCCAAGCAGGCCTCAGTGGAGTAACTGGATGAAGAACATACTCTGGCCTTTTCCCATTTTAAGGTCAGCCCACCCATATGGCTGTAATATGGCTAATGTTCAATATACGACTAGTTTCGTGGTAAATTGACATAGGTCTAAAAATAGGTCTGGTTGTCCAAAACATATATCCCTGAGCTGTGACgtatttaacattttgattaatttacatttccaattCAAAAGTAGTGCATGCTTAACAACAGCAACATATGGACAGATCAGAAAAGTGGCtaaaaaaaaatatctatcttCCTATTACCAAAATACAACTACCActaacattttggtatatttctttaaacatttcccTCATAAACTAGGTtacatttattattcttttctattttgataattttgcttttttctgattGTGTTTTAAAATAGAGTTGCAGTCATACTATATATACAATTTTGTAGTCTAATTATGGTTGGGGTTCCTGTCTCCAACCTGTTGACTTCCAGAATTTTCTAAAAACAGTGTTTGCTTTAATCTTCTTGTTCAAAACTTTCAATGTTTCCCTACTGGCTTCATGATAAAAGCTAAACAGTTAGCCTAGCATTCAAGGACTTCctcaattttaactttttaatttttcctcccaCTATTCAACTAAAAAAAACAGCTAAATGGGTTAATACAACTCAAAGTTTTttactttgtgtgtgttttctctcaCACAGTTCCATCCATCCATGAAGAATGCTcttattctttcctctcttcctaaaTTCTGTTGATTCTCCAgggccctgccccagggccacCAATTACAGTTCAGGAGGAATTACTTCATCTACTGAACTAGTCTCTTGAACTTTGTAAGGTATTGCCTTACTAAtctgtattatatttttttcactctATAGTAACTTTTTTCTGACTATAAGATACgtgtttattttggaaattagcaagtataaagcaaaaataaagataatatgtAGTTCCCTGGCTGGAAATGATCATTGTAAACATTTTAGAACTTTTTTGTCTGTGTGAATATTTATGTACAATTAAGAGTAACttctatatttttgtgttttttttcccatttgataTTACATCATGTGCACTTTCCAGTGTCAGTatatcatctataaaatatggaACTACTTTTCAAAATCTTATCCTGTTACTTacgtattttaatttttttccagtttctcatCCAGAGTGTAAGTTTTAGGAGCATAGGTGCTCCACCTTATCTGTCCTTGAATTTCTCCTTACAATCAGCTTTGCACAGAGGATGAATAAAAAGCTGTTGAATGATCACTTTCTTAAAGGCCTCTCTTGCCCCATTTTTTAGGTCAGTGCACTTGGAGAGGCATTTACAATGGTGGACAGTATAGTTGGAACAGCATATAACATTTCATAGAAATCCTTCTCTAGAAgactttaatattttcaaaagaatattgTCATCTGGAGTACTTAATTTCTAGCTATACTGAAGAATTAAACCAAAATTGGAAGCTTGTAAGACAAGTACAAAGCCCTCATACAACACATGAGATCTCACAAATAGACtaatttcctctctctttttgttttaatacatCTTCTGGATGTATTAAAACAAAGACTTGGAGGAGGCAGTATGTAGTCTGTGGTGGAGAGCCTTAAATTTTCTTTAGTAATTGTGGGGTAGCAGCCTTACGCCagttttaaatgctatttttttccccagctttgttAAGATATGACTGACACAAAACATTTTGTTAAGTTTAGGGTACAAtgtattgatttgatacacttttatactgcaaaatgattaccactatCGCATTAGTTAACACCTGCATCACATCACAtaaaataatgctattttaaatattaaaatgccaGTCTATAAATAGGTTAAATGCTCTTCCAAGTAGCCTcatatattcctttttatttttccagttttattgagatataatttatatataacattgtattagtttaaggtatataacataatgatttgatatatgtatatattgcaaaatgatacCACAgtaagttaacatccatcactatatTGGCTTCTTTATGATTAACTGGGATAATTTATTCAGTCTTCTTATTTAGTGCTGATTAACAGTAATAATGCTGTTGTGGTCTTGTAGAAAATCCTCTAATAAAAGAGTAATAACCAAAAGTTCTTTATCACTTAAGACTAGCCTCTTTCCGTGAAAAGAAATATACATCCGTTTTAACATTACCACTAATTTTAACTCTGGAAAAACTGGACCATCTTAATAATCTGCCAGATCATCAGCAACAATGAGTTGTTTATAAAGTTTTCATTGCTCAGTTCCTAAGAGAGTATGTTTTTACCTTACCTGTAATAGAGTTGACGACGGAACGTAGAATTGTTGGTGGTTTAATCAGTTCTTTCAAAATGTTAGATTCAGTAGCCAGTGGAAATCCATTGTCTAACATTTCTTCCAAGAGCTCATATACTATGACCACATTATCCTTAATTGCAGCCTCCGAACACTCACCAAAGTAGTCctaacaaatatatacataatattgcACAATGGAAGGCATAGTGAAAGGCTTGCTAAATACTTTTTGTTCAGAGGGATAAACCTAGAGTAACATAATTCACTGTTTAAGATGAATgtaaaacagagggaaaaacacCTGTCTATAGTTCCATATACTATTCCTCAAtggtttcttaatatttttacattgaaTTGAATTCCTATTACATGCTATGCCAGAAAGTACAATGAAACATTTAAACCAGAATGTGAAATATAAACTTCATTTGCCCTGATTAGGTACCCCAAACACACagataaatttcaaattatttgataTATTCAGCAagacaagagaaaataataaaatgtaaacattagAAGATTTCATAACCAATAAAAATCCTGAGTCCATTCAGAGAACTGTATGTGGAGGGCACTATTGTTTCCTGATGACATAATATGcaatacatataaaaaataaggCTTCCATGACTATGAGATTGTTTTGTTCTTCTAAAACAGTGAATGGAGCAGCCATGTGTGCTACTGTACACCCTCCAAAAAAGAGTTTATGAACTTATGCTTAgttgaaaagaagagagagagaaacagacaacataataaaagctgggtaataaaaaaatataatcatgtGTCCCACCTCCAACTAACTTGGATAATTTAAGATCAAAAGATCTGATGAATAACCAACCTGAAAAGTGTCAGCAACTCGATGTAGGAACTCAATTACAAAGAGAGGTGGCACTTCAGTCTGTATGACGGACACAAAAAAGAGCTTATCCCGGTAGATACTGATGAGGTAGTGATGAGGTGTTGAAATGACAGGTGGTACATTTTCAACATCAGCAGCTTTCTCTTgagcttcaaagaaataatcacAGACAGATTGGCTCACAACGCTCTTCCAGTGCTTCTCCAGAAATATGTCACCAGAACAATTTATGAGAAATAGACTGTGGATcattttctgggggaaaaaaagcttaaATTTAGTATATATCAAAAAGTACCCTTGTattatcctgacaccaaaaccagacaaaagcaATACAAGAAACTAAAGACCAATATCACTTAAGGatatagaggcaaaaatcctcaacaaaatactagcaaactgaatccagcaatatgtaaaaaagataatacaccctgatcaagtgaaatttattccaagaatgcaaggttggctCAACATAtggaaatcaatcaatataattttcataaaattcaacacaattttcataaaatacaagACAAGAAGCATAATTTCAAAAggtgcagagaaatcatttgacaaaatcaaacacccttttatgataaaaacccttaacaaacaaggaatagaaagaaacttctttAACCAGATAAAGAGCATGTATGAAAATCCctagctaacatcatatttaatggttaAAGACCAAAAGCTTTCCCCTTAATATCAAGAACAATGATATCTACTCTCATGACTTCTACTCAGTATGATAGaatctagccagggcaattagacaagaaaatggaacaaaaggcttccaaattggaaaggaagaagtaaaactatcacacacatacatacacacaaactatTACGACAAATAAATGagcagcaaggttgcaggatacaagattaatataaaaaatcaattgtgtttctatacattagcaATGAATAGTCTGAAAATGAAActgagaaaacaattccatttacaagagCATCAAAAGGATAAAAGTACTCAggattaaatttaacaaaagaagtgaaagacttgtacactgaattTTATAGAACATCACTGAAAGAATTAGAAAGACCTAAAAAATGGTAAgacatttcatgttcatggattggaagacttagtatTGTTGAGATGGCAATACTCTCccaattgatctatagattcaatgcaacctctATTAAAatgcctattttgtctgatataagtattgctaccccagctgtcttttcttttccatttgcatggagtatctttttccatgccttcactttcagtttgtgagtgtctttagatctgaagtatgtctcttgtatgcaacatatatatgggtcttatttttttatccaaatatgtggagattaatcaaaatgctactgaacaatgattgggtcaatgaagaaatcaaaggagaaatcaaaaaatgcctggagacaaatgaaaattaaaatactacatgccaaaatctatgggatacagcaaaagcagttctaaaaaggaagtttatagcaatacaggcgtacctcaacaaacaagaaaaacctcaaataacaatctaacagtgcatctaaagggactggaaaaagaagaacaaacaaagccccaaatcagaaggaaggaaggaaagaaataacaaaaatcagagcagaaataaaatgaaatagactaaaaaaaaaaaaaaatcgatgaAGCCAAGAGctcgttctttgaaaagataaacaaaattgacaaacttttagctcgactcaccaagaacaaaagagagaaggcacaaataaataaaatcagaaatgaaagaggagaaattgtaATGGacacctcaaaaatacaaaagattataagagaataatacaaatatataagagaatatgccaacaaactggataatccagaagaaatggataaattcttagaatcatacaaccttccaaaattgaatcaagaagaaataaagaatttgaatagaccaatcatcagtaaggagactgaaacagtaCTCAAAAATcgcccaaaaaagaaaagttcaggaccagatggcttccctggggaatccaaccaaacattcaaagaagacttaatatatatccttctcaaactcttccaaaaaattgaagaggagaggaagcttcctagtcgttctacaaagccaacattactctgataacaaaaccagagaaaaacaacacacaaaaaagaaaactacaggccagtatcactgataaacatcaatgcaaaaatcctcaacaaaatactagcaaattgaatactaGCAAAATGAATCCTCAAATTTATAtagaactacaaaagaccctgaatagccaaagcaatcctgagaaaaaagaacaaagctggaggtatcacattccctgatttcaaaatatactacaaagctatagtaaccaaaacatcatggcactggcagaaaaacagacacacagatcaccagaacagaattgagagcccagaaataaacccacacatttgtggacagctaatattcaacaagtgagtcaagagcatacgatggtgaaaggaaagtctcttcaataaacggtgttgggaaaactgggcagccacatgcaaaagaatgaaagtagaccattatcttgcaccatacacaaaaattaactaaaaatggattaaagtcttgaatgtaagagctggaaccatgaaaattctagaagaaaaaacaggtagtatgctcttcaacatcagtcttagcagcatattttcaagtaccatgtctgactgggcaaaggaaacaacagaaaaaataaacaaataattacatcaaactaaaaggcttctgcacagcaaaggaaactatgaacaaaacgaaaagacaacctaataattgggagaagatatttgcaaaccatatatctgataagggttaatgtccaaaatatacaaagaactcactacatcttaacaacaaaatctaaaaacccaattaaaacatgggcaaaagatctgaacagacatttttccaaagaagacatacacattgccaacaggcacatgaaaagatgttcagcatcttttctaTTAGGGAACAACagtaactatcagggaaatgcaaatcaaaactacaatgagatatcacctcactcctgtcaaaatggctatgattaacaagacaagaaacaataagtgttggagaggatatggagagaagggaacactcacaCACCGCTGGTCGGAGTGCAAACTgatgtagccactgtggaaaatagcatggagattcctcaaaatatttaagaatagaactaccatatgatccagctattttactgctgggtatttatgcaaagagcatcaaaacacaaatacataaagatacatgcacccctatgttcatggaagcattattcacaataaccaagacttggaagcaaccttggtgcccatcaagggatgaatggataaagatgtggtatatgtactcaatggaataatactcagccataagaaatctGGCCATAACGAAATccggccacttgtgacaacatggatggaacttgcaggtgttacgctaagtgaaataagtcaaaaagagaaagttgaataccatatgatctcacacaTAAGTAGTAGATAAAAACACCAccaaagaaacacacagaaacagagactggattagtggttaccagaggggaagtggggagggggaagggtgaaagcagtgattaggcacatgtatgtggtgatagactgtaattagtcttcggGTGGTGAATCTACagagaaatcgaaatataatgatgtacacctgaaatttatataatgttataaaacaatgctaccacaataataaataaataaacaggaagtataaaaaaacaacccacagaatgagaaaatatttgcaagccatctAT from Equus asinus isolate D_3611 breed Donkey chromosome 2, EquAss-T2T_v2, whole genome shotgun sequence includes these protein-coding regions:
- the AP3M1 gene encoding AP-3 complex subunit mu-1: MIHSLFLINCSGDIFLEKHWKSVVSQSVCDYFFEAQEKAADVENVPPVISTPHHYLISIYRDKLFFVSVIQTEVPPLFVIEFLHRVADTFQDYFGECSEAAIKDNVVIVYELLEEMLDNGFPLATESNILKELIKPPTILRSVVNSITGSSNVGDTLPTGQLSNIPWRRAGVKYTNNEAYFDVVEEIDAIIDKSGSTVFAEIQGVIDACIKLSGMPDLSLSFMNPRLLDDVSFHPCIRFKRWESERVLSFIPPDGNFRLISYRVSSQNLVAIPVYVKHSISFKENSSCGRFDVTIGPKQNMGKTIEGVTVTVHMPKVVLNMNLTPTQGSYTFDPVTKVLTWDVGKITPQKLPSLKGLVNLQSGAPKPEENPSLNIQFKIQQLAISGLKVNRLDMYGEKYKPFKGVKYVTKAGKFQVRT